One Streptomyces sp. CG4 genomic window, AGGCGTATCTGTCACCGGGCGCGACCCGCCACGTCGTGGACTCCCTCGCCTCCGGCACGTCCGCCCTGCGCTCCGAGCGGGCCCGACGACGACTGGAGACACTCACCACCCGCGAGAAGGAGGTACTGGCCCTGCTCGGCGAGGGCCTGTCCAACGCCGACACCGGCCACCGGCTCCACATGAGCGAGGGGACCGTCAAAACGTACGTGAGCCGGATCTTGTCCAAGTTGGACTGCGAGAACCGCGTACAGGCGGCCCTGCTGGCACGCGACGCGGGCCTGAACCGCTGACCGACTCCACGAGCGGGAACAACACGATTCCGGCAGGCCCAGCCACCTGCGGCCGTCCCCCCAACCCTCAATCCCCAACCCTCAACCCGTGGCTCGGTCCCGCGGCGATCGACGCCGTCGCAGACGCGTGGTGACGGTGCTCCGGACGGCCGGCAGTACATCTACGAGCACCCGGAGATGCGCCACGTGCCCTCCGGTCACCAGGTAGCGAGCCGCCGCCCGCTGCGCGCATTCCACTCCGCCCTGGGGCGCGACATGGGTGCGTCCCTTGAAGGCCACCAGCTTCGCGCCGAGGCGCTGGGATACCGTCCGGGCACCCACGAACCCCTTCCGAGGACCGTTCGTGCTGTTAATGACCAGTGGTTGCGGCGTGGACGGCGGGACCTTGATCCCGCCGAGGGGCGCGCCTCTGCCTGGTCAGAAGGCGCAGGGCAGGTACTGGGCCGCGGCGAAGGATGAGTCCTTGTCGGCTTTGTGGAAGGCGTCGGCGATGGCAGTCGCGGTGTCTGGCCACGCGAAGTCGGTGCAGCGGCATGCACCCGGCTGCGGCCAGGACCAGCTTTAGGGCAGTGAGAAGCGTGGTCCTGGGCGGACATCACACCGACCTGCTGGTGACGCCGGCTCGAGACGCCGGTGCCGAAGCGTAGAGTTCGCCTCCTCCGGACGCGGAGGAGGCGAACTGTGTGGTGGCGGACTACTTGAACCAGTAGCGGACGCCGTGGTGGTGGGAGCAGGTGCCCTGCGAGTGCCGCGAGTACGACAGGGAAGCGTCGTAGCACTTCGCAGTCTCGTACTTGTCCTTCGGCTTTTGGTGATGCGTCCAGCCGCACACACCGGTGGTGTGGTTGATGCAGCGATGGGCGCTGTTGGTGGACGGCAGGGTCGCCGCGGCCGCGGCCGGTGCACTGAACAGGACGCCGGCAAGAGCGACAGCCATGGCTGAGGCAGCAAGACGTACGCGCAAAGGAATCCCCCCTTTGAGTGGAACAAGTGCAGCGGAAGTTTATAGGGGATTCAACGACCGGTTGCCCCGTTCTGGCCGGAAAGTCGGCTCGCAATCCCGAGCGAGAAGGCGACGGCGCGTGCTCCACGGGCGCGAACAACATCAGCTGGCAAGCGCGCGGCACCGGGAGATTGGGCAGAGGAGCATCCTGAAGCCATGGCAGTAGGGGGACGGCGGGTGATGCTGCTGTTCGAACAGAGGTAGGGCAATGGCAATGCGCCGCCGTGCCCGCGCGCCGGACCGCTTTGGCTCAGCTGTCCATCAGAGCGGTGACATAGGCATCCAGCCGCTCCTCCACAGCGCGCGTCGTCAGCTCTCTCCTCCCTGCCTCCCGCCATGGCAGGGCCACCTGTTGCACTTCTTCTGATATCGCCAGCGCGTCCCGCACCTGCCAATACAGCCGCTCGCCCGCGGTCGCGGCCAGTGCCCCGCCGGCCTTCTCATACGCCTCAGCGAACCGCAGGCCCCACGCCGGGGCGTGCAGCAGAGCGAGGTTG contains:
- a CDS encoding alpha/beta hydrolase is translated as MKVPPSTPQPLVINSTNGPRKGFVGARTVSQRLGAKLVAFKGRTHVAPQGGVECAQRAAARYLVTGGHVAHLRVLVDVLPAVRSTVTTRLRRRRSPRDRATG
- a CDS encoding DUF3761 domain-containing protein, giving the protein MAVALAGVLFSAPAAAAATLPSTNSAHRCINHTTGVCGWTHHQKPKDKYETAKCYDASLSYSRHSQGTCSHHHGVRYWFK